In Tenacibaculum sp. 190524A02b, the genomic stretch ATTCTAATAAAGCTTTTTTAAAAGGTGATGTTAGGATTAAGTCTGGAACAAAGACAATTCCTAATTCTAAAGGATACTATAAAGCCAAAATTGAAGCTAAAATAGATGGTTTTATAAATGCCCAAGGTACAAACTGGAAGGTTAAGGAAAAAACTTCAACTTTCTTCCCAGATAGTTGGAGTATTGAAAAGATACAATCAGAAGTAGCTATAGCTTTCCAAAACAAGAAATTAATTCTTGGAAACAAATTTGAAGGAGTAATGTCAGACGGTACTAAGCTTAATATGTTCTTAGACGAATTAGACAATATTAAAACTGTATTTCCCATTTTAGAATGAAATTATTAAATAAATATTCGATAGATTTTAAATATATAAATAATCGAAAAACTGCTATTTTCCTAAATAAGCAAAGCGAAATTTTATCTCAATATTTAGATATTTGGAGATATCCTGATGAAATTGAAGATACGTTATTACCTGCTATAGAATCAGTCCTTATGGAAAAGGAAGTATCACAAGATATTGATGCTGACATGGTCGGAGTAGCCTACATAGAAAACAATTTAACTCGAATAGAGGATAGTGACATGGACTATGATAGTATAGTCCTAAAAACTAAAGACTTTCAAGAAATTGTACTGCAATGGATAAACTTCTTAAAAGAGTAAAATTACAGTAAAACTAAGAGACAACCAATTGTTGAATATTTCAACTGATGTTGTAACAGGTGTATTAGATGATGCACCTCAAATCGGAGTAGCTTTAATAAAATAGAATTATGAAAATATTAAAAAAGTATAACCTAGAAGTTAACAATAACCGAATCTCTTCAAAAGATAATGACAAGCAAATACTTACACATTTTTTATCTTTTTGGGAAAATACACAAGACATAAAAGAAGATTTATTGCCTGAGCTAAATCTAGTAATAACTAAAAAATTAAAATTTAATGATATTGGTGCTGATGTTGTAGGTGTAGCCTATGTGGAGAAAGAAATTACTAAATTAATAGGAAGTGATATAGGGCATTCTAATTTTGAATTACCCACCGAAGACTTTAAAAAAATAATATTGGAGTGGCTTTCCATTTTAGAAAAAGTAAGAAGCTAATAAATATATCAAACTGAAGCTCTCGAAGCTTCGGTTTTTTAATACTTTTTTAAAACTAAACAAAAAGAATTGATTATTAATTAAAATAGACTAATAGTGTTTCCATAAGGTGGTTTGAAGACACTAATGGTAACATTAAATCAATATTTCCTGAATTTTAATTTATAATGAAAATAACAGACATTTCTCAAGAAATAACATGGACCAAAGAAAAAGGTTTAAGGTTTCTAACTAAAGAAAAAGATTTTACTTTTTTAAACGAATACCTCAGTAATCAAAATGTAAATAATATTGACTCTGAAATAATAAGGTTAAAAAGTTTTAAAGAAGTAATGATGATGCCGTTTGAGCAAATTGAAAACTATATAGTTAATGAGCTTGAAGGTTTCAATATTATTAAAGAAAAAGTTTATGCTCACATTGCTGGCGCTCATAATTTTACAATTTCAGTTTTGTATGAGGTTAAAACTAACAGTATCGTTTTAAAACCCCCTTATTTTGAAGATACATTTAAAATTGAAATTGACAACTTATTAACTCTATTAGAAAAAACTAAATATTTATTAGAAGTTTTTAATGACTAAGTAAATATGACAATCTTCCAAATGCTGTTAAAATTATTGAAAATGGCGCAGATATTAATTTGGTTAAAAGAATAGATGATTTACCTTCTGCGCAGTTAAGTAAGTTAGACGATTTAATTAGAAATCAGAAGAAGCCAGCTGAGTTTAATGGTCAATTTGATTTTACAGCTACGAAAACAATCAATGGAAGGTAAGTTAGTGTAAGACATGATAAAAATGGTTTTCCTGATTTTACACCGCATGCCTCAAGCCCAAATCATGTTTTTAGAGCAGATGATTTGGTAGGTAATGGGAGAGATTTTACTAGAGCTAATAATGCTATTAGAGGTAGATTTGATAATGTAGAAACACTTAGCAATGGTAAAGTTAAGATTAATGGTATTGAACATACTTGGCACCATCATCAAGATGGAAAAACACTATTTCCTGTTCCAAGTGATATTCATAATGTCAGAAGTGGAACAGGTTTTGCCCATTCAGGAGGTGCAACAATTATTAGTAAAGGATTACAAGGTTTATTTGATGGACCAATTTTTTAAATTTTTATTATTATGACAAAAGATGAAATCTCACAAAAAGGAACATTAAAAGAAGTATCAGGTTTATCTACTTTTACTTTGAATTTATTAGTTCCTTATTTTAATAAAAGTATTAAAATTGAAGCTTTTAACTTACCTAATTTAGATACTTCTACATTAGAATTTTCTTTAATGACAGAGATAATTAATGAAATTTTAACTTTATCCGAAAAAAATAATAATTGGATAAAAGATGAATTATTTAAGCATTATAATGATACTATCACACATAGTAATTATGGGATGATTAATTATACTGATTTTGACACTGATTTAGAAGCTAATAAATCATATTTCAAAATTCAGAACTCAGAAATGGCTTTTGAAAAATCAGAGCTAATTTTGATACATTTTGATCTTTACTTTAAAGATTTTAGACACTTCAACCTTGAATTTGAATGTCCTTGGGAAGAAGAACATAATATTATTTTAAATGTACAAAATGGTGAATTTAATAGTATTAGTTAAATCCTGATGGTTTCATAATTGATAGCGCATACCCTTATATTAATATTTGTTTTTTTATATGACAATTGAAAATAAACTTAAAAGTATTTTATCTGAGTTTTTTAGAGATAAATATTTTTCTCAAGGTATTTTAGAATTAAGAGAATCTTTAAACAATAATTCTTCTTACAGCAATTATTGGGAAGATGTTGCTAGATTGATACTAAATAAAGAATTAAATAACCCTCTAGATTTGGTTCATAATTCTGCTAATCAAGTACTAGATGAAAATAGTGAGGAAGAAGCTTATAAGTGGTTAAATTTTGTACTACTTAATTCACTTGGAAATAAAGACTCTATAATTATTGACTAATAATAAGTTCTTTTTTATTAATGCCTAATTATTTTTTTTAGAAGTAATTCTATAATATTTTAACTTATTCCAATATAAATTATTCCTATTAAAACAATACGCAATCATTTTTTTGCTTTAATATATTTGTAAGCAACATGTCTGGGGAGACATATAGATTATTTAATTTTCTATTAAACAAACTGTCTTATTATAAAAAAGGCAGTTTTTTAAGTTTATAGACATATCTTCTTTATTATATAAGTTTTTTCTATACTCCTTTAAATAAGAAAGTATTTAATAAATATAAAAAAGGCTGAATTCAAATGAATTCAGCCTCAATTATTAAGGTAATTACTTCCCTCAAAAGTTTACTTAATAATCACTAATTTTCTATAGAGTCTTTTACCTTCTACATTTAAATCATAAACATAAGTTCCTTCTGGTAACTTTTTACCTTCTACAACTCCATTCCAGTTAAAAGCATGTTTGCCTTTGGTAAATTTACCCGAATGTAACCTTCCTAAATTTTGCCCTACCATATTATAAATATGTAATTCTGCATGAGCATCTTTAGGTAAAGTAAATGTTATTTCAGTATGGTTTACCATTGGATTAGGTTTGTTTTGTGCTAATGTTAAACTTACCTCATTCTCTTTAATTACCTCATTTTTATGTGCAATATTAAAAACGTAAGGTGTTGTTAAAGTCCCTAAGCTTTGATTAGCTACAAAAGTCTCTTCATTTGTTAAATCAACAAGCTGGTTGCCATCATACAATTTAAATTGAACCGTTTCTTCTTGATTACTTCCTACTCCTAAATAATAATGGTATTCATCATTAATTAACTCTGCCTTTGAAGCTCCTCTTAACTCATTATCCACCATGGCTAAAATTGTATACGCTTTGGTATTATCCAAATCCTCTGTAACTAATTTACCATTGATATACATAAAGTTTGCATAAGCATTTTCATTCACTGCCATTCCTAAATCTTTATAAGAAGGAGTTGTTTCTAATTGACTAGGTATTTGCTCTTTTACGGTAGTAGAAAGTATTTCTCCTTTTGCAGCAAACCTAGCTTGAGGTGCATTAGTAGTAATACCTGAATAGTTAATAGCTCCTGCATTTTTTGCTTTGAAAATATAACCTAAACCTGGTGTTAAATGAGTTAAACTTCCTTTCCACCCTTCAGTAGTTGAATATTCAGCAAACAACCCTCTTCTCTCAATTCTATCTCCTGCACTTACTTTAGTAGCAGTAAACGATCTAACTGCATAACTTGTACGCTCTAAATTGTTTGGATAGAATGGAAGAGCATTGGATACATTACCTCCTACTATTGCTAAATTGGTATTTAAGTTAACAGGTAATCCTACTATTTCTATATACTTAACTGTATTTGTAGCCACCTTAACTAAATAAGCTTTAGAAATATCAATAGCTGTTAAATTCCCTGTAAAGCTACCATTGGCTCCTACTACTGCTTTTTGTGATGGATTGGTAATATCCAAGATTTCAGAAGCTACTGGTAGTCCTTTTATCGCTGTTAATGATAAAGTGTTAGCCATTTTAGTATCTTTTAAATTAAAACTTAACTCTTGGAATCCTTGTACCACAGGGATTCTTCTTTTTACCTTGTTACCTACCGTAAAAGTTACAGGCATTGCATCCGTACCTTTGCGCGTATTATAAGCAAAACTATAATTCTCTAGTATTCCTTCATATTCTGTACACTCTGAAGCATCCCAAATTCTAAAACTTAACGCATTCGTTTCATCTGCATTTCCAAAAACGGTTAAACTAACCAATCCATTGCTAGCTACTTTAGCATACCCTCTAGGTGTATTGCCTATATAAGCTGTTACAACATCATTAACATCTAATGATTTTTGGTTATTAATCAATAAATTCCCTTTAAAATCCATGGTAAATGGGTAATCGTTTTTAAAGCTTTGTGAAACTTCCGGTTCTGGACAAGTAACAAGTACTTCAACTCTAAAACTTTCAACTCCCAACTTAACTCCAGTGGTTTTATTACTAGTTTTAATATAAATATTAGCACTATGAATACCTGGGTTTAAGAAGCTTTTAATTTCAAAGACTAGATTACTGTTAGTTTCCCTAGCTTTAATAGTATTTACTGCTCCCTCAGTAGCACTGGCTCCTGATTTTACCTCAAACCATACTGGTAAATTTTCAAAGGTATAAGCTACATCTACGCCTCCATCTTTATTAATTAAATCAATAGTGTCAATGGTAGTTGCTTCTCCTTGATTCTGTGTAACTGATATATTATTTTGACTCCATTTCAGTTTACTTCTATCAACTATAAAGCTCCAAGATGTTTTGTCAACTTTATTTCCTAATGGATCTTCTAACTTTTTATCTTTTACAAAAACGGTTAAACTAGCCCCTTCCACAAACTCTAAATCTTGAATTTTCATATTGAAATTGATTATTGTATTGCCTTCAGACATGGTAGTTTCAAATTGAATGTCTTCTACTGTTTTAGTTTGATCTAATGGTGCCGCTGCCTCATTAGTAACAAATTCTATACTATTAGCTGTAGTACCTGAAGCATTTCCTGTAAAATCTTGAATAGCTTCATCTGGGTTACCATTAACCCCTTGTTTAGCCAATTTATTATCATTGAACACAAAGTACGCTTCTAATGTATCTTCACTACCATTTAATTGATTTTTCATATTACTTACTATCTGTGCAGGTGTTCTTAACGATCTCCATAAACGGATTTCATCTAAAGAACCAACAAAGGCATCTCCATTAATTACTGGAGCTATTACAATAGGTGCTTCATTTGTTTTTAATACCGTTGATATTTTCCCTGATCCTACTGGATTACCATTAAAATAGATAGTAGCATTTCCATTCACTTTATCAGCTATTACTGCTACGTGCGTCCAAGTAAAAGCTTGCAACCCTACAGATGATTTCACACCATCTCCAATATCTATTTTACCATCTGACCTTAATAAAACGCCATAGTTATTTCCTTTTTGTAAAATAGGTACACTCCCAGAGGTTGGGTATTTTGCTGGGTTTATCCACATTTCAATCGTTACTTCTTTTTCTAAATTAAACCTACTATCATGAGGAATAGTTATAAGATCATTAACGTGATCTAATTTTACTGATGTTAACGGTTTAGGAACCCCACCTAAAATACCTCGCATTGCTAATGAGCTAGTATTTACTGTAGCTGGATTTAGTGGTGCTGAAAATTTAGCCGAAATAGTTCCACTAGTATGAATTCCTCCATTATCTGGTGTAGTTAACACTAATTTTGGAGGTGTTCTCGCTATTTTTCCTTTTACAAAAGGAGTTGGATTTTTTCGGTTGTTTGGATTATCCGAACCTCCATCACCACATACAGGTACTATTCTAAAATTATATTCTCCATCTGTTATACCTGAAACATCTGCGCTATACTCTACAAAATCTGTTTTAGTATTCAAATGTTCTTTTAAGGTTTTAAGATCTAATTTCTTTAAAATTTTAGGCCTATTATTCCCTTTAATAGTATATTCTAAATCTACTGAAAAATCATCGGTATCAGGTTTGTCTTTTAATTCTGGTATTCTAAATTTAAAATTTAATTTATCTTCATCCGTACCATTAACCACCCAATCGTTTTGAGGTGTATCTGCCTCAATTTCTTCAATACATGGTCCTGTAAAATGTGCGGTTACCTCTATTTCCGCAAAAGGTTTTACTCCAACCTCTGCATACTCATCTACCCTGTATTTTCTATATCCTAGCCCTACTAAATCACAGTCTGCATACATTTGTATTTTAATATTTTCATATGAAATATTAGAAGGAGCATCGGTTCCTCTAGCAATACGTAATTGTGCTTTTACCTCTCCTTTAACTCCTGTATTTGAGTCCTTATCTAAATCAAATATAATACGAGAGGCAGTAGTAGGCTCAAAAATAGGCGATTCATTTAAATTTACTACAGCTCCTAATGGATTGGATGCTCCATCCATACCCACTGTGTATATTTTAAAAGTAGCATCTTCTGCAATTTGGGTATTTCGTAAGGTTAAATTGTATAATATAGATTCATCACCAGTACCATATCCTACAAGCTTATCTGAAACAAGTTCCGCTCCATACCTTGGTACTGTTCCTGATTCAAACGGACAAGAACTTCTACCAGCATTGGTTAAAAACATAGGCGTATCATAATGAGGATCTCTTCTAATAGAAACGTCAAATTGATCACCAGCGTCATCGTCATTCAACGTAAAACTATCAATTCTGTTATTTCCATTTCCATTAGATGTTACATTGTTTCTAAAACCATGTACTTTTGTTTCACTATTTAATAACAAACCTACTCCAAAAATAGTTTTTTCAAGTGAAAATTTATAGCCCGTATAAGCTCCACCTCCAACAGTATTTCCTTCATTTTTAATTTTTGATCTTGATAAAGTATAACTTATTTGAGTTAATGCGTCAAATGCAATTCGCTTATCTAAAATACTCGGATTTAATCCAGCTCCACCCTGCCCTGGGTCATTAGTATTTGTTAATTTTTTAGTGGTTGAATTAAAATCAAGGCCTTTATTAAAATTAGCTTTTTTTAACTTCTCATGATTAATTCTCATAATTCTATTCCAACTATCAATTTGATGCAAATAGTTAACAATGTCCTTATCTTTCTTATTTTTTGGCTTTTCCGCTAACAACTTATCTAATGTAGCTTTCAAATCCAAGTAATTTCTACCTTTAGGATTAGAAGTAATATTATTGTTTTTATTGTATTTTGCAATTGCACTTCTATACAAACCAGGGATAACATTATCAACTAAACTTTGTTTTGTAAAAGCAAAAGGAATTAAACCAGTAGGTTTTGCTACCTTATTAGAGATTTTTATAACAGGTGTGCACTCATTCATTTCAAGTATTTTACCTGTTCCAAGAGCAATAACCCTAGACATACCAATAAATACATCTGCGTCTTCCCCCACATAAGTAGGATCACTAGGGGTAGATACTTGTTTATCTAAAATTACCGTGGTTTCACCTGAACTATGATCAACATACTGAAAATCAGCACCTACATTAATATTATTTTCACCTACATTTTCAGAAACAGAAGTTCCTGAGGCTACAATAGCAGCAGCTCCTACTCCTACGGCTGTACCTGTTATTAATTTAGTTTTCAAGTTTACCTTAAGACCAAGAGAATTATCTGTAGTAATATTAGTTCCTTTATCCGTTGAAAAAGAAGTTGTAAAAGTTGCTCCTTTAGCTAAAGTCGCAAAACTATTATCACCAGGAGGATCATGCAATACGTACCCTACTTGTGGTTCTATTAACGTAAAATCAGAATTACCTTGGCTAGCTCCTGTTATAATTGCTTTTTTAGTGACTGTAGCATTTCTTCCCTTATGACTTGCAGATACAATAAAACTTCTGGTATAATCTCCTAAATAATTAGGCATTGAAGCTACTGTGTAAAAATTTTTGATATTAGCCGAAGCATTAATTATTAAGTCATCCTTAGATAAAATAGCATCTCCTCCAAGTTTTACTATTGCATCTTCAACAAAACATTTATTGTCTCCATAACGTTCAAAAACTGAGACACTCATTTTAAATCCTTCATGACTTTTTAAAATATACTTTCCGTCACAACTTGGTTCTATTTTATCTCCTACATACTTTTCAGCATCTTCTGGATGTAACGAAATAGCAGGAAAATCTTTTACTTTATACATCTCAACTTCAACCTCTATCGGGTTTCTATATTGAAAATCATAGGTTAAATTCTCTCTACGTAAATCTAAGACTGGGCTTTCTATAGTTCTATTAGAATTTTCATTGGTGATAGAAACTCTATACCTACCTGGAATTAAACCATCTATCTTGAAAATAGTTCCACTACTATCAAAGTTACTATTGCTTATACTTTTTTCAAACTTTGGATGTTCAATATCTGTACGGACTATTTTTCCTGTCCAAGTACCCGCTCTATTATTACAAGGCACTACAATATTCCCTATAAAACTTCGTCTGGTAATATTCTCAAAATGCAAATTTTGTAACGGTTCCTCTACAACTACTTCATAACTATTTCCTTTAGGATTAAACTTTGTATTCGTTGCTTTATAAGCATATTCCGCCTCTCTTAAATACTGTTTACTGTTTTTGTTATTAAAAAAACAGCCACCCTCAAACAACAAGTAATTGTTATTCTCTTCTTTAGCAACTTTATTAATAGCTCTTGTTCCATATTTTTGATTAAAAGAATATGACAATTTTAAAAAAGTTTTATCATTTACAATTAATTTACCTTCTCTTAATTTAGTAATATTAGTTTGAGTAAAAGCAGTATTTCTATATTCTAAAACATCTAAATTAGCCCTTGAAAAATTAGTATCTTTACCAGCTATAGTTTCTTTTCCTAAAACTACATAATCATTAATATTAAGTGAGTTTTGAGCGATAGTTTTTTTAGAATTATTCAAATAAAAACTCAATTTATTACCTTCCTTATCAAAAGTTACAGCCCAAAAAACAAATTTCCCTTTAAGATTATCATTAATCGTTTCCGATAATTTTACCTCTTTATCTTTATAAACTTTTATGGTGGTATTATTTACTAACTTTATTTGTAGCTCTCCCCATTCTAGAATAGTTTGTATTTCAGGAATTTGATCTTGATCTCCTAACTTTACATGTGGTCTTATAAAGCCCGACCAAGTAAAACTTTTTCCTGCATTACTTATTGGCTGATTTGATGTAGCATACCCTGTTTTTCCATCAAATCCAAGGCTTCCTTCATATAAACGATCTTCATTTTTTAAATTAAGTTTAGGGTTAGGTGTTATAATATGTTTACCAGGTGCAGTTTTTATTACATAAACTCCATTAATATCGGTAGTTACCTTAGATTCTTCTTTACTTTGAACAACAGTACCATCTACTTTCAAAGAAGTTCCAATAGGTACAGGGTAATGGTTATCTCCTACTTTATAAGATATTGCGCCTGTAATAGGCAAACTTGAAACATCTGTAAAGTTCACGCTAGTTACTTCAGCTCCATTTAATTTTCTAGGCACACTAGCCTGTTTAGTTTTAGGTAAAAATTTAAATCGAGGCTTTGAGGGCTCAATAGTAAATTCAAACTTAGTATCATTATTAGTTACGCCTTGTATTCCTGTATTTAATGTGGTAAATTCATAGTTACCCGTTTCATTAGTATAAGTAGCATAGGTTATTTTTGGTTGTTCATTTGCTGCTAAATGTTTTAAAGCACCCTTACTTTCTGCCATATATTGTCCCTTTCTACTAGATGAAAAATTATACGCCTTATGAGAGTCATTAAAATCAAAACGGTAATAGGCAAATAAATTAGGTTCATCACCCCCTACAATATGCTTAGCATATGCAGCGATTTCTAATGGTGTTTTTGCAACATTCCAAAAGCGTACTTCATCTAGGTAATACCCTATTTTAGTAGAAGCACTTAAACAAAAAGAATTGGTTCCTCTTAAATCAATAGCAAATAGATTAGGAGTACTTGCATTAGATATTAATTTTCCATCTTCAAACAACATTCCTCCCTTAGCTCCAGCTGTAAAAGCATA encodes the following:
- a CDS encoding DUF6985 domain-containing protein gives rise to the protein MTKDEISQKGTLKEVSGLSTFTLNLLVPYFNKSIKIEAFNLPNLDTSTLEFSLMTEIINEILTLSEKNNNWIKDELFKHYNDTITHSNYGMINYTDFDTDLEANKSYFKIQNSEMAFEKSELILIHFDLYFKDFRHFNLEFECPWEEEHNIILNVQNGEFNSIS
- a CDS encoding LamG-like jellyroll fold domain-containing protein produces the protein MEYKNVKKLFKLLTFILVGLFSSFTLIHAQQTNDLAVLHLQSKGKYNRVFTPQTNLKELLKKGNNKQATIEFWAMHNTKDGAQNSDVNWSVTNLKPSNKTFSLNITTKKIHLQIGAKKLEANLLLGDQLFKNYWNHITITVDNDVQELRVFINSEEKLFTKISMVDVEDLYITSNSETDLFLAEYRTWASLKTKEQIELQQYQSFYKNTQNSLAELKKNGLQAIFTNDVVAHYDNFNNKTLITSSWKNLLYDYFPNDNLVKNAEFTSSYKNTEVARIGTDIAHPILNLNKIIVKTSKGDGSNHQLLAGANGIVVKWLHIKDTDEYQVLRKNVRSGTTSTVIHTERNVNNKQPSEKIVYIDKGILPNELYEYTIQAKKEGAATLTGKDTGFVLPNGVVSGTIETSSSVATKFAKVEAKAAVNPGGALHIQKDVDPIFIKNIEPFRKATSGVTFEFWYKTPAIGEAANKILKVGNAELNMTKNSIAVKLAGKKYIEGSRTSDTQWHHYAFTAGAKGGMLFEDGKLISNASTPNLFAIDLRGTNSFCLSASTKIGYYLDEVRFWNVAKTPLEIAAYAKHIVGGDEPNLFAYYRFDFNDSHKAYNFSSSRKGQYMAESKGALKHLAANEQPKITYATYTNETGNYEFTTLNTGIQGVTNNDTKFEFTIEPSKPRFKFLPKTKQASVPRKLNGAEVTSVNFTDVSSLPITGAISYKVGDNHYPVPIGTSLKVDGTVVQSKEESKVTTDINGVYVIKTAPGKHIITPNPKLNLKNEDRLYEGSLGFDGKTGYATSNQPISNAGKSFTWSGFIRPHVKLGDQDQIPEIQTILEWGELQIKLVNNTTIKVYKDKEVKLSETINDNLKGKFVFWAVTFDKEGNKLSFYLNNSKKTIAQNSLNINDYVVLGKETIAGKDTNFSRANLDVLEYRNTAFTQTNITKLREGKLIVNDKTFLKLSYSFNQKYGTRAINKVAKEENNNYLLFEGGCFFNNKNSKQYLREAEYAYKATNTKFNPKGNSYEVVVEEPLQNLHFENITRRSFIGNIVVPCNNRAGTWTGKIVRTDIEHPKFEKSISNSNFDSSGTIFKIDGLIPGRYRVSITNENSNRTIESPVLDLRRENLTYDFQYRNPIEVEVEMYKVKDFPAISLHPEDAEKYVGDKIEPSCDGKYILKSHEGFKMSVSVFERYGDNKCFVEDAIVKLGGDAILSKDDLIINASANIKNFYTVASMPNYLGDYTRSFIVSASHKGRNATVTKKAIITGASQGNSDFTLIEPQVGYVLHDPPGDNSFATLAKGATFTTSFSTDKGTNITTDNSLGLKVNLKTKLITGTAVGVGAAAIVASGTSVSENVGENNINVGADFQYVDHSSGETTVILDKQVSTPSDPTYVGEDADVFIGMSRVIALGTGKILEMNECTPVIKISNKVAKPTGLIPFAFTKQSLVDNVIPGLYRSAIAKYNKNNNITSNPKGRNYLDLKATLDKLLAEKPKNKKDKDIVNYLHQIDSWNRIMRINHEKLKKANFNKGLDFNSTTKKLTNTNDPGQGGAGLNPSILDKRIAFDALTQISYTLSRSKIKNEGNTVGGGAYTGYKFSLEKTIFGVGLLLNSETKVHGFRNNVTSNGNGNNRIDSFTLNDDDAGDQFDVSIRRDPHYDTPMFLTNAGRSSCPFESGTVPRYGAELVSDKLVGYGTGDESILYNLTLRNTQIAEDATFKIYTVGMDGASNPLGAVVNLNESPIFEPTTASRIIFDLDKDSNTGVKGEVKAQLRIARGTDAPSNISYENIKIQMYADCDLVGLGYRKYRVDEYAEVGVKPFAEIEVTAHFTGPCIEEIEADTPQNDWVVNGTDEDKLNFKFRIPELKDKPDTDDFSVDLEYTIKGNNRPKILKKLDLKTLKEHLNTKTDFVEYSADVSGITDGEYNFRIVPVCGDGGSDNPNNRKNPTPFVKGKIARTPPKLVLTTPDNGGIHTSGTISAKFSAPLNPATVNTSSLAMRGILGGVPKPLTSVKLDHVNDLITIPHDSRFNLEKEVTIEMWINPAKYPTSGSVPILQKGNNYGVLLRSDGKIDIGDGVKSSVGLQAFTWTHVAVIADKVNGNATIYFNGNPVGSGKISTVLKTNEAPIVIAPVINGDAFVGSLDEIRLWRSLRTPAQIVSNMKNQLNGSEDTLEAYFVFNDNKLAKQGVNGNPDEAIQDFTGNASGTTANSIEFVTNEAAAPLDQTKTVEDIQFETTMSEGNTIINFNMKIQDLEFVEGASLTVFVKDKKLEDPLGNKVDKTSWSFIVDRSKLKWSQNNISVTQNQGEATTIDTIDLINKDGGVDVAYTFENLPVWFEVKSGASATEGAVNTIKARETNSNLVFEIKSFLNPGIHSANIYIKTSNKTTGVKLGVESFRVEVLVTCPEPEVSQSFKNDYPFTMDFKGNLLINNQKSLDVNDVVTAYIGNTPRGYAKVASNGLVSLTVFGNADETNALSFRIWDASECTEYEGILENYSFAYNTRKGTDAMPVTFTVGNKVKRRIPVVQGFQELSFNLKDTKMANTLSLTAIKGLPVASEILDITNPSQKAVVGANGSFTGNLTAIDISKAYLVKVATNTVKYIEIVGLPVNLNTNLAIVGGNVSNALPFYPNNLERTSYAVRSFTATKVSAGDRIERRGLFAEYSTTEGWKGSLTHLTPGLGYIFKAKNAGAINYSGITTNAPQARFAAKGEILSTTVKEQIPSQLETTPSYKDLGMAVNENAYANFMYINGKLVTEDLDNTKAYTILAMVDNELRGASKAELINDEYHYYLGVGSNQEETVQFKLYDGNQLVDLTNEETFVANQSLGTLTTPYVFNIAHKNEVIKENEVSLTLAQNKPNPMVNHTEITFTLPKDAHAELHIYNMVGQNLGRLHSGKFTKGKHAFNWNGVVEGKKLPEGTYVYDLNVEGKRLYRKLVIIK